A DNA window from Undibacterium sp. YM2 contains the following coding sequences:
- a CDS encoding chemotaxis response regulator protein-glutamate methylesterase: protein MKIKVLIVDDSALIRSVMSEIISSQPDMEVVGVAPDPLVARELIKQTNPDVLTLDVEMPKMDGLDFLERLMRLRPMPVIMVSSLTERGSEITMRALELGAVDFVTKPKLSIQSGMLEYTELITDKIRIASKARIRPRAAPIATPGQANVGVLPQVRNPLTSSEKLIIIGASTGGTEAIKNFLVQMPSDCPGILITQHMPEGFTRSFAKRLDGLCKISVSEAAGGERVLPGHAYIAPGHSHLLLGRSGANYVTQLDQGEPVNRHRPSVDVLFRSAATYAGKNAVGVILTGMGKDGAAGMLEMKNAGAYNFAQDEASCVVFGMPREAIAIGATHEVGPLNELPTKVLHYLATHGSRALRV from the coding sequence ATGAAGATAAAAGTATTGATTGTCGATGACTCTGCGCTGATCCGTAGCGTCATGAGCGAGATTATCAGCAGTCAGCCCGATATGGAGGTGGTCGGAGTTGCTCCTGATCCCCTGGTTGCACGCGAACTGATCAAGCAGACAAATCCTGATGTGCTGACGCTGGATGTGGAAATGCCAAAGATGGATGGCCTGGATTTTCTTGAGCGCCTGATGCGCCTGCGTCCCATGCCTGTCATCATGGTGTCGTCACTGACCGAGCGAGGCTCTGAAATTACCATGCGCGCATTGGAACTGGGGGCGGTTGATTTCGTCACCAAGCCCAAGTTGTCGATACAAAGCGGCATGCTTGAATATACTGAGCTGATCACGGACAAAATCCGGATCGCATCCAAAGCCAGGATCAGGCCCAGAGCTGCGCCCATAGCAACTCCCGGTCAGGCAAATGTTGGTGTATTGCCACAAGTTCGCAATCCTCTGACCAGTAGTGAAAAACTGATTATTATTGGGGCATCGACTGGTGGTACTGAGGCAATCAAGAATTTTCTGGTGCAAATGCCTTCCGATTGCCCGGGGATTTTAATCACCCAGCATATGCCGGAAGGGTTTACCCGTTCTTTTGCCAAACGTCTTGATGGCTTGTGCAAGATTTCAGTGTCCGAGGCCGCCGGTGGCGAGCGCGTCTTGCCAGGTCATGCTTATATCGCTCCTGGTCATTCTCATCTGTTGTTGGGGCGTAGTGGTGCCAACTATGTGACTCAACTGGATCAGGGTGAGCCAGTTAACCGGCACCGGCCCTCAGTGGATGTCCTGTTCAGGTCTGCCGCGACTTATGCCGGTAAAAATGCTGTTGGCGTGATCTTGACTGGCATGGGCAAGGATGGAGCGGCTGGCATGCTGGAGATGAAAAATGCCGGTGCATACAATTTTGCCCAAGACGAAGCAAGTTGTGTAGTATTTGGTATGCCGCGTGAAGCAATTGCAATTGGCGCGACACATGAGGTTGGCCCTTTGAATGAATTGCCCACCAAGGTCCTGCATTACCTTGCCACGCATGGCAGCAGAGCCCTGAGGGTGTGA
- a CDS encoding EAL and HDOD domain-containing protein, protein MIEESFIVREPLLDPKQRVIGFQISWQQPDQNAEASTESLSALLEFVAVQLHDDDKGFLLGDSLLFLEAVPELLHAEGLKQLPAKNTVLILHKKYFADPDTLAAVTELRQLGYGICLRGAEVTTLERAYFAQITHLEVKLNAANFASQAKVYATLKQSTVRMVARNVNAWQDFDACSALGLDSFVGKLHLTPRPSTAPKTLNTSQTTILQLMEMVRKNADIQQLEAVVKRDATLAYKLLRYINSAGFGLRTEVQSLKHAVQMLGYSPLYRWLTLLLATASTSGYSPVLLETAIVRGRLAEILGQSKMSKSEAENLFVAGMFSLLDRLLGIPMEEVLSSIQLPDVVTEALISRGGTYGPFLALAEACELNSMLVGSLAETLKITPPDLNAAHMAALVWAKNVASVA, encoded by the coding sequence ATGATAGAAGAAAGCTTCATCGTAAGAGAGCCACTACTCGATCCTAAACAGCGAGTCATTGGTTTTCAAATTTCCTGGCAGCAGCCGGATCAGAATGCAGAAGCAAGCACAGAAAGCCTGAGCGCCTTGCTTGAATTCGTTGCCGTACAATTGCATGACGATGACAAGGGCTTCCTGCTTGGCGATAGCCTGCTGTTCCTTGAAGCCGTTCCAGAGTTATTGCATGCAGAAGGCTTAAAGCAACTGCCTGCTAAAAATACTGTACTGATACTTCATAAAAAATACTTTGCCGACCCGGATACGCTGGCAGCAGTGACTGAGTTGCGCCAACTGGGTTATGGTATCTGCCTGCGTGGTGCTGAGGTGACTACGCTGGAGCGCGCTTATTTTGCGCAAATTACCCATCTTGAAGTCAAATTGAATGCGGCTAATTTTGCTTCACAGGCAAAGGTGTATGCAACATTGAAGCAATCGACGGTGCGCATGGTCGCCCGCAATGTCAATGCCTGGCAGGATTTTGATGCCTGCTCAGCCCTGGGTCTTGACAGCTTTGTCGGTAAATTGCATCTGACGCCAAGGCCAAGTACTGCGCCCAAGACTTTAAATACATCCCAGACCACCATTTTGCAGTTGATGGAAATGGTTAGAAAAAATGCTGACATCCAGCAGCTTGAAGCGGTTGTCAAACGCGATGCAACATTGGCCTATAAACTTTTGCGTTACATAAACTCGGCTGGTTTTGGTTTGCGTACTGAAGTGCAATCCTTGAAGCATGCCGTGCAAATGCTGGGTTACAGTCCCTTGTATCGTTGGCTGACGCTATTGCTGGCAACTGCGAGTACCAGCGGTTATTCCCCAGTCTTGCTGGAAACTGCCATTGTTCGTGGTCGCCTGGCTGAAATTCTGGGGCAGAGCAAAATGTCCAAGAGCGAGGCTGAAAACCTGTTTGTGGCAGGTATGTTCTCTTTGCTGGACAGGTTGTTGGGCATCCCCATGGAAGAGGTGCTGTCTTCAATACAGTTGCCAGACGTGGTTACAGAGGCCCTGATATCCCGTGGCGGCACCTATGGGCCTTTCCTGGCACTGGCAGAAGCGTGTGAGTTGAACAGCATGCTGGTGGGCTCGCTGGCAGAGACGCTGAAGATCACCCCGCCAGATTTAAATGCTGCGCACATGGCAGCGCTGGTTTGGGCAAAAAATGTCGCTTCTGTAGCCTGA
- the cheY gene encoding chemotaxis response regulator CheY: protein MADQNLKFLVVDDFSTMRRIVRNLLKELGYSNVDEAEDGAMGLAKLKNGDFDFVISDWNMPNMDGLTMLQHIRADPALSKMPVLMVTAEAKKENIIAAAQAGANGYVVKPFTAATLDEKLTKIFEKLGK from the coding sequence ATGGCTGATCAAAATCTCAAATTTTTAGTAGTCGACGATTTTTCTACTATGCGTCGCATAGTGCGGAATTTGCTTAAAGAATTGGGATATTCCAATGTCGATGAAGCCGAAGATGGAGCAATGGGACTGGCAAAGTTGAAGAATGGTGATTTCGATTTCGTCATCTCTGACTGGAACATGCCTAACATGGATGGGCTGACGATGTTGCAGCACATCCGTGCTGATCCAGCTTTGTCAAAAATGCCGGTACTTATGGTCACGGCAGAGGCCAAAAAAGAAAACATCATTGCTGCTGCGCAGGCTGGTGCAAATGGCTATGTAGTAAAACCATTTACTGCAGCTACTTTGGATGAAAAACTGACAAAGATTTTCGAAAAACTCGGGAAATAA
- a CDS encoding glycosyltransferase family 39 protein has product MNVVQAKNEVPQPAIPAWLVWLFTIFFLAYGLGCYPILDNNEGLYAEIPREMLASGDWHHWIIPHLNGLAYMEKPPLLYWLTAISFAVFGENEWAARMVPAMSALSCVALILWFGRQIGRVAASRLAALMFISGLGVMAMSRTLMFDMLLTVFLTGALMFGYLYSVSGEKKKLNWCLGLLAFALLAKGFVAIILFGAVSFIYTILFSSSLRDFQKRIIAWFDIKAIGIFLLIALPWHIAAILAEPIFAWFYFINEHVLRFLGKREPHDYYAGAWWYYLPRMVLYLFPWSFFLPVLLFVKAKQQTPRTLHFFLACAWIMPVLFFSLSSAKANYYLVVVMPLAALQLAIALEDRGFGAAWGRALVGMFLAALFALAAWWIGKQLNHQLSSLVVYGMDGKQFLRDFMLAASLLSAGIAVLVWRKVRFGIFPFIALPALMLLAFIGLLQAAAQWTSTQPLLAELSTIEAKHEVFLFKVFEHQSSLPFYLKQPVRVVDSRSSDLFWGNKLHKNNIVLSDSSFDTLLDKQSVVLLVLDEDLDKNPKLPDSQTECFMCKKYAYKFKKIKKSAELPCL; this is encoded by the coding sequence ATGAATGTTGTGCAAGCCAAAAATGAAGTGCCTCAACCTGCCATACCTGCCTGGCTGGTCTGGTTATTTACTATCTTCTTTTTGGCTTACGGTCTTGGTTGCTACCCGATATTAGACAACAATGAGGGCCTGTACGCAGAAATCCCCAGGGAAATGCTGGCATCTGGTGACTGGCATCATTGGATCATTCCTCACCTGAATGGTCTGGCCTATATGGAAAAACCGCCTCTGCTGTACTGGCTGACGGCGATTTCTTTTGCTGTCTTTGGCGAAAATGAATGGGCGGCCAGAATGGTCCCTGCGATGTCTGCACTGTCTTGCGTGGCTTTGATTTTGTGGTTCGGGCGGCAGATAGGGCGGGTTGCAGCCTCGCGTCTGGCTGCATTGATGTTCATCAGCGGCCTGGGCGTCATGGCGATGTCGCGCACTTTGATGTTTGATATGCTGCTGACCGTATTTTTGACAGGTGCGCTGATGTTTGGCTACCTGTACAGCGTCTCAGGAGAAAAGAAGAAGCTCAACTGGTGTTTGGGTTTATTGGCATTTGCCTTGCTGGCCAAGGGCTTTGTTGCCATTATTTTATTTGGTGCTGTGAGTTTTATTTACACCATATTGTTTTCCAGTTCGCTAAGAGATTTTCAAAAAAGAATCATCGCCTGGTTTGATATAAAAGCGATAGGGATTTTCTTATTGATAGCCTTGCCCTGGCATATTGCTGCCATTCTGGCTGAGCCTATATTTGCCTGGTTTTATTTCATCAACGAGCATGTGCTGCGGTTTTTGGGCAAGCGAGAACCGCATGATTATTATGCCGGTGCCTGGTGGTATTACCTGCCGAGGATGGTGCTCTACCTCTTCCCCTGGTCCTTCTTTTTGCCTGTGCTCTTGTTTGTGAAGGCAAAGCAGCAAACACCCAGAACCCTGCATTTTTTCCTCGCTTGCGCCTGGATCATGCCAGTCCTGTTTTTTTCTTTATCCAGTGCCAAGGCGAATTATTATCTCGTCGTTGTCATGCCACTCGCAGCATTGCAATTGGCCATTGCCCTGGAAGACCGGGGTTTTGGTGCTGCATGGGGCAGGGCATTGGTTGGTATGTTTTTGGCAGCCTTATTTGCTCTCGCCGCCTGGTGGATAGGTAAACAGTTGAATCATCAGTTGTCTTCGCTGGTGGTGTATGGCATGGATGGAAAGCAATTCTTACGGGATTTTATGCTGGCTGCATCTCTGTTGAGTGCAGGTATTGCGGTTCTTGTCTGGCGCAAAGTGCGCTTTGGAATCTTCCCGTTTATCGCTTTGCCAGCACTGATGTTACTGGCGTTTATTGGGCTTTTACAAGCCGCCGCACAATGGACTTCTACTCAGCCCTTGTTGGCTGAATTGTCAACAATTGAAGCTAAGCATGAAGTATTTTTATTTAAGGTGTTTGAACATCAATCTTCATTGCCATTTTATTTGAAGCAGCCGGTAAGAGTGGTTGATAGCCGTAGTAGTGATTTGTTTTGGGGAAATAAACTTCATAAGAATAATATTGTTCTTTCAGATAGCAGTTTTGATACTTTGTTAGATAAACAATCCGTCGTTTTGCTTGTTCTTGATGAGGATTTGGATAAAAACCCAAAACTACCAGACAGCCAGACAGAGTGCTTTATGTGTAAAAAATATGCGTATAAATTCAAAAAAATAAAAAAATCGGCCGAACTACCTTGTTTATGA